Proteins encoded together in one Musa acuminata AAA Group cultivar baxijiao chromosome BXJ3-6, Cavendish_Baxijiao_AAA, whole genome shotgun sequence window:
- the LOC135641801 gene encoding uncharacterized protein LOC135641801 isoform X1 — protein sequence MRRLARADSPEVVRVSEASPESSFRELDDVFVQTQARIWLGEVLHIRFDEETPIADLLADGELLFQVSKVVWKMLLKKHVELKSSKIFIYERTSFAKHDGKYMPYPKVDSFLKICQILQLTGVDLFSPSDVVEKRDTRRVCMCIRSLSKKARLKNLSVPDFDVVTYTIAMPTDLVGGIRRSLEQSRCSSSSSGSYSMDFRRFYRQKGYSGQHDQSHEYCSESDEAESSFNGLELESPSSNVSYDTSNIFNLDGDVFAQGSIGGDNCGENGHKSEHHGKDESATPCSVDKEQGLQPLEWSGFGKQVQNGDIKCFEKCFLSCAELPYEAEIPSYMDSVPENCSPKSSMSDTLISTADGNEESECMIQHEEDLDGSPVYMFQSHDGKSRCKGLTQHLDEKDENQSHLAYNNFGGTEQNSIHVNLKTNGANSIDGYAMPEYSFENGWASPDVSCQNIHNADIVLLDSEPPGVLSCLLVGNDDSQGKDSSMHEMRTADQAIDCGQCFSPTSELVPDEAAKVSNNDNFQHDNHSAGNFLFADDLCMSTSGESSDQTLNVEERNIGHIHSSLPTGVFSVHDTSCACLQHMDKSIPNTAYKNSAQMKNDIAGRCCVNNLDPHYRNETSGMVSGVAIVTMNSKLSCSHCSKDLPDMEYMFADAAAEGTSDNSYFSGTLSTLGPACHSSTVHTGAPAEFDNDCTRDQASFACSNHEILAEAMGDITAETNSEVRYEAHLIDDVGTSMNRMVPDVDEERKKDMDDVANNLPSTMTICGNNKEETVVKIRSSGKKVLKSIAGSVTLIGALLVFLHLSAGERVIKRKITTLLRPYGPKKHVRKLTHTTRWRLANPIRSTLERGLSFKVRIESV from the exons ATGAGGCGGCTGGCGAGGGCGGACTCGCCGGAGGTGGTGAGGGTGAGCGAAGCCTCGCCCGAGTCCAGCTTCCGCGAGCTCGATGATGTCTTCGTGCAG ACTCAAGCGAGGATATGGCTTGGAGAAGTTCTGCATATTAGATTTGATGAGGAGACTCCTATTGCTGACTTGCTTGCTGATGGAGAATTGCT TTTTCAGGTGTCAAAAGTTGTTTGGAAGATGCTCTTAAAGAAGCATGTCGAGCTAAAAAgttcaaaaatatttatatatgaacGAACTTCATTTGCTAAGCACGATGGGAAATACATGCCTTACCCCAAAGTTGACTCATTTTTGAAG ATCTGCCAAATCCTTCAATTAACTGGTGTTGATTTGTTCTCACCATCAGATGTTGTTGAGAAAAGGGATACTCGCAGAGTCTGTATGTGTATTCGTTCTCTTTCAAAGAAAGCCAGGTTAAAGAACTTAAGT GTTCCAGACTTTGATGTGGTCACATACACAATAGCCATGCCAACTGATCTGGTTGGTGGTATCCGTAGAAGTTTGGAGCAATCAAGATGCAGTTCATCAAGTTCTGGTAGCTATAGCATGGATTTTAGAAGGTTTTACAGACAG AAAGGTTACAGTGGACAACATGATCAGAGCCATGAGTACTGTTCTGAGTCTGATGAAGCAGAAAGCAGCTTCAATGGGTTAGAACTTGAGAGTCCGTCCTCGAATGTTTCATATGACACCTCAAACATATTCAATTTAGATGGAGATGTTTTTGCCCAAGGAAGCATAGGTGGTGACAACTGTGGTGAAAATGGACATAAGAGTGAGCACCATGGAAAAG ATGAAAGTGCAACACCTTGTTCTGTTGATAAGGAACAAGGACTTCAGCCATTAGAGTGGAGTGGATTTGGGAAACAAGTTCAGAATGGTGATATTAAATGTTTCGAGAAATGTTTTCTATCTTGTGCAGAATTGCCATATGAAGCAGAGATTCCATCTTATATGGATTCTGTCCCAGAAAATTGCTCACCCAAATCTTCAATGTCTGATACCCTTATAAGTACTGCTGATGGCAATGAAGAATCTGAGTGCATGATTCAGCATGAAGAAGACCTAGATGGAAGTCCTGTATACATGTTTCAATCTCATGATGGAAAATCAAGATGCAAAGGCTTGACACAGCATCTGGATGAAAAGGATGAGAATCAATCTCATCTGGCATATAACAATTTTGGAGGTACAGAACAAAACAGTATTCATGTTAACTTGAAAACTAATGGTGCCAATTCCATTGATGGGTATGCAATGCCAGAATATTCTTTTGAAAATGGATGGGCTTCTCCAGATGTGTCCTGTCAAAATATCCACAATGCTGATATTGTTCTTCTTGATTCAGAACCACCAGGTGTCTTATCGTGCTTATTAGTGGGAAATGATGATTCACAAGGGAAAGACAGTAGTATGCATGAAATGAGGACTGCTGATCAAGCTATAGATTGTGGACAATGCTTTTCACCTACTTCTGAACTTGTCCCCGATGAAGCAGCAAAAGTCTCAAATAATGATAATTTTCAACATGACAATCATAGTGCTGGAAATTTCTTGTTCGCAGATGATTTGTGTATGTCAACTTCTGGAGAATCTAGTGACCAAACTCTAAATGTGGAAGAAAGAAATATTGGACATATACATTCATCACTACCTACTGGCGTGTTTTCCGTTCATGACACTTCCTGTGCGTGCTTGCAGCATATGGATAAAAGCATTCCAAATACTGCATACAAGAACTCTGCGCAAATGAAGAACGACATTGCTGGGAGATGTTGTGTCAATAACCTTGATCCTCACTACAGAAATGAGACTTCGGGGATGGTGTCCGGAGTAGCCATAGTAACTATGAACTCTAAGTTATCCTGCAGCCATTGCTCAAAAGATCTTCCTGATATGGAATATATGTTCGCAGATGCTGCTGCTGAAGGGACGTCAGACAATAGCTACTTctctggaactctttccactttgGGACCTGCCTGCCATTCTAGTACTGTCCATACTGGTGCTCCAGCAGAATTTGACAATGACTGCACCAGAGACCAGGCAAGTTTCGCATGCTCAAATCAtgaaattctagctgaagctatgGGTGATATCACCGCTGAGACAAACTCGGAGGTCAGATATGAGGCTCATCTCATAGATGATGTTGGCACAAGCATGAACCGGATGGTTCCAGATGTcgatgaagaaagaaaaaag GACATGGACGACGTTGCAAATAATCTACCATCGACGATGACCATATGTGGGAACAATAAGGAGGAAACCGTAGTCAAAATAAGAAGCTCCGGAAAGAAGGTGCTCAAGTCGATCGCTGGTAGTGTTACATTAATTGGTGCCCTCCTTGTTTTCCTTCATCTGAG TGCAGGAGAAAGAGTGATAAAGAGAAAAATTACCACACTGTTACGCCCCTACGGACcaaagaaacatgtcagaaaGTTGACACACACAACACGGTGGAGGTTGGCAAATCCGATAAGAAGTACCCTGGAGAGAGGCTTAAGCTTTAAGGTCAGAATAGAATCAGTCTGA
- the LOC135641801 gene encoding uncharacterized protein LOC135641801 isoform X2 has translation MRRLARADSPEVVRVSEASPESSFRELDDVFVQTQARIWLGEVLHIRFDEETPIADLLADGELLFQVSKVVWKMLLKKHVELKSSKIFIYERTSFAKHDGKYMPYPKVDSFLKICQILQLTGVDLFSPSDVVEKRDTRRVCMCIRSLSKKARLKNLSVPDFDVVTYTIAMPTDLVGGIRRSLEQSRCSSSSSGSYSMDFRRFYRQKGYSGQHDQSHEYCSESDEAESSFNGLELESPSSNVSYDTSNIFNLDGDVFAQGSIGGDNCGENGHKSEHHGKDESATPCSVDKEQGLQPLEWSGFGKQVQNGDIKCFEKCFLSCAELPYEAEIPSYMDSVPENCSPKSSMSDTLISTADGNEESECMIQHEEDLDGSPVYMFQSHDGKSRCKGLTQHLDEKDENQSHLAYNNFGGTEQNSIHVNLKTNGANSIDGYAMPEYSFENGWASPDVSCQNIHNADIVLLDSEPPGVLSCLLVGNDDSQGKDSSMHEMRTADQAIDCGQCFSPTSELVPDEAAKVSNNDNFQHDNHSAGNFLFADDLCMSTSGESSDQTLNVEERNIGHIHSSLPTGVFSVHDTSCACLQHMDKSIPNTAYKNSAQMKNDIAGRCCVNNLDPHYRNETSGMVSGVAIVTMNSKLSCSHCSKDLPDMEYMFADAAAEGTSDNSYFSGTLSTLGPACHSSTVHTGAPAEFDNDCTRDQASFACSNHEILAEAMGDITAETNSEVRYEAHLIDDVGTSMNRMVPDVDEERKKDMDDVANNLPSTMTICGNNKEETVVKIRSSGKKVLKSIAGSVTLIGALLVFLHLRRKSDKEKNYHTVTPLRTKETCQKVDTHNTVEVGKSDKKYPGERLKL, from the exons ATGAGGCGGCTGGCGAGGGCGGACTCGCCGGAGGTGGTGAGGGTGAGCGAAGCCTCGCCCGAGTCCAGCTTCCGCGAGCTCGATGATGTCTTCGTGCAG ACTCAAGCGAGGATATGGCTTGGAGAAGTTCTGCATATTAGATTTGATGAGGAGACTCCTATTGCTGACTTGCTTGCTGATGGAGAATTGCT TTTTCAGGTGTCAAAAGTTGTTTGGAAGATGCTCTTAAAGAAGCATGTCGAGCTAAAAAgttcaaaaatatttatatatgaacGAACTTCATTTGCTAAGCACGATGGGAAATACATGCCTTACCCCAAAGTTGACTCATTTTTGAAG ATCTGCCAAATCCTTCAATTAACTGGTGTTGATTTGTTCTCACCATCAGATGTTGTTGAGAAAAGGGATACTCGCAGAGTCTGTATGTGTATTCGTTCTCTTTCAAAGAAAGCCAGGTTAAAGAACTTAAGT GTTCCAGACTTTGATGTGGTCACATACACAATAGCCATGCCAACTGATCTGGTTGGTGGTATCCGTAGAAGTTTGGAGCAATCAAGATGCAGTTCATCAAGTTCTGGTAGCTATAGCATGGATTTTAGAAGGTTTTACAGACAG AAAGGTTACAGTGGACAACATGATCAGAGCCATGAGTACTGTTCTGAGTCTGATGAAGCAGAAAGCAGCTTCAATGGGTTAGAACTTGAGAGTCCGTCCTCGAATGTTTCATATGACACCTCAAACATATTCAATTTAGATGGAGATGTTTTTGCCCAAGGAAGCATAGGTGGTGACAACTGTGGTGAAAATGGACATAAGAGTGAGCACCATGGAAAAG ATGAAAGTGCAACACCTTGTTCTGTTGATAAGGAACAAGGACTTCAGCCATTAGAGTGGAGTGGATTTGGGAAACAAGTTCAGAATGGTGATATTAAATGTTTCGAGAAATGTTTTCTATCTTGTGCAGAATTGCCATATGAAGCAGAGATTCCATCTTATATGGATTCTGTCCCAGAAAATTGCTCACCCAAATCTTCAATGTCTGATACCCTTATAAGTACTGCTGATGGCAATGAAGAATCTGAGTGCATGATTCAGCATGAAGAAGACCTAGATGGAAGTCCTGTATACATGTTTCAATCTCATGATGGAAAATCAAGATGCAAAGGCTTGACACAGCATCTGGATGAAAAGGATGAGAATCAATCTCATCTGGCATATAACAATTTTGGAGGTACAGAACAAAACAGTATTCATGTTAACTTGAAAACTAATGGTGCCAATTCCATTGATGGGTATGCAATGCCAGAATATTCTTTTGAAAATGGATGGGCTTCTCCAGATGTGTCCTGTCAAAATATCCACAATGCTGATATTGTTCTTCTTGATTCAGAACCACCAGGTGTCTTATCGTGCTTATTAGTGGGAAATGATGATTCACAAGGGAAAGACAGTAGTATGCATGAAATGAGGACTGCTGATCAAGCTATAGATTGTGGACAATGCTTTTCACCTACTTCTGAACTTGTCCCCGATGAAGCAGCAAAAGTCTCAAATAATGATAATTTTCAACATGACAATCATAGTGCTGGAAATTTCTTGTTCGCAGATGATTTGTGTATGTCAACTTCTGGAGAATCTAGTGACCAAACTCTAAATGTGGAAGAAAGAAATATTGGACATATACATTCATCACTACCTACTGGCGTGTTTTCCGTTCATGACACTTCCTGTGCGTGCTTGCAGCATATGGATAAAAGCATTCCAAATACTGCATACAAGAACTCTGCGCAAATGAAGAACGACATTGCTGGGAGATGTTGTGTCAATAACCTTGATCCTCACTACAGAAATGAGACTTCGGGGATGGTGTCCGGAGTAGCCATAGTAACTATGAACTCTAAGTTATCCTGCAGCCATTGCTCAAAAGATCTTCCTGATATGGAATATATGTTCGCAGATGCTGCTGCTGAAGGGACGTCAGACAATAGCTACTTctctggaactctttccactttgGGACCTGCCTGCCATTCTAGTACTGTCCATACTGGTGCTCCAGCAGAATTTGACAATGACTGCACCAGAGACCAGGCAAGTTTCGCATGCTCAAATCAtgaaattctagctgaagctatgGGTGATATCACCGCTGAGACAAACTCGGAGGTCAGATATGAGGCTCATCTCATAGATGATGTTGGCACAAGCATGAACCGGATGGTTCCAGATGTcgatgaagaaagaaaaaag GACATGGACGACGTTGCAAATAATCTACCATCGACGATGACCATATGTGGGAACAATAAGGAGGAAACCGTAGTCAAAATAAGAAGCTCCGGAAAGAAGGTGCTCAAGTCGATCGCTGGTAGTGTTACATTAATTGGTGCCCTCCTTGTTTTCCTTCATCTGAG GAGAAAGAGTGATAAAGAGAAAAATTACCACACTGTTACGCCCCTACGGACcaaagaaacatgtcagaaaGTTGACACACACAACACGGTGGAGGTTGGCAAATCCGATAAGAAGTACCCTGGAGAGAGGCTTAAGCTTTAA
- the LOC103987421 gene encoding eukaryotic peptide chain release factor subunit 1-3 yields the protein MADGHETDKNIEIWKIKKLIKALESARGNGTSMISLIMPPRDQVSRVTKMLGDEYGTASNIKSRVNRQSVLAAITSAQQRLKLYNKVPPNGLVLYTGTIVTEDGKEKKVTIDFEPFKPINASLYLCDNKFHTEALNELLESDDKFGFIVMDGNGTLFGTLSGNTREVLHKFTVDLPKKHGRGGQSALRFARLRMEKRHNYVRKTAELATQFFINPATSQPNVAGLILAGSADFKTELSQSDMFDQRLQAKILNVVDVSYGGENGFNQAIELSAEILSNVKFIQEKRLIGKYFEEISQDTGKYVFGVDDTLKALEMGAVETLIVWENLDINRYVLKNSATGEIIVKHLNKDQEADQNNFRDAANNAELEVQEKTSLLEWFANEYKRFGCTLEFVTNKSQEGSQFCRGFGGIGGILRYQLDMRSLDEYSDDEVYEDSD from the coding sequence ATGGCAGATGGTCATGAAACCGATAAGAATATTGAAATATGGAAGATTAAGAAATTAATCAAGGCATTGGAATCTGCAAGAGGTAATGGTACAAGCATGATTTCTCTCATAATGCCACCACGTGATCAAGTTTCCCGAGTCACTAAAATGTTGGGTGATGAATATGGAACTGCTTCGAACATCAAAAGTAGAGTCAATCGGCAGTCGGTGTTAGCAGCCATTACTTCTGCTCAGCAGAGGCTGAAGCTATATAACAAAGTTCCTCCGAATGGTCTGGTTCTTTACACTGGAACCATTGTCACAGAGGATGGAAAGGAAAAGAAGGTGACTATTGATTTCGAGCCTTTTAAGCCCATCAACGCGTCACTGTATCTTTGTGATAACAAGTTCCATACTGAGGCTTTAAATGAACTTCTGGAATCTGATGACAAGTTTGGCTTCATAGTAATGGATGGAAATGGAACACTTTTTGGCACGTTAAGTGGCAATACACGTGAGGTACTTCACAAATTCACTGTTGATCTTCCAAAGAAGCATGGGCGAGGAGGGCAATCAGCACTACGATTTGCTCGGCTTCGGATGGAGAAGCGTCACAACTATGTTCGTAAGACAGCTGAACTTGCCACCCAATTCTTCATAAATCCAGCCACAAGTCAGCCAAATGTAGCTGGACTGATTCTGGCTGGTTCTGCTGATTTTAAAACTGAATTGAGCCAGTCTGACATGTTTGATCAGCGACTGCAGGCCAAGATACTCAATGTAGTTGATGTTTCCTACGGAGGAGAGAATGGCTTCAATCAGGCAATCGAGTTGTCAGCGGAAATTTTGTCTAATGTGAAGTTCATACAGGAAAAACGATTGATAGGGAAGTACTTTGAGGAAATAAGCCAAGACACAGGGAAGTATGTCTTTGGTGTTGATGACACTTTGAAAGCTCTTGAAATGGGTGCTGTGGAGACTTTGATTGTATGGGAAAATCTGGATATCAATAGATATGTGCTAAAGAACAGTGCTACCGGGGAAATAATTGTAAAACACTTGAACAAGGATCAAGAAGCTGACCAGAATAATTTCCGTGATGCAGCTAACAATGCTGAATTAGAGGTGCAGGAGAAAACATCTTTGCTGGAGTGGTTTGCTAATGAATACAAACGTTTTGGCTGTACGCTCGAGTTTGTTACCAACAAATCGCAAGAGGGTTCACAATTCTGCAGAGGTTTTGGTGGCATTGGTGGTATCCTGCGCTATCAGCTTGATATGAGATCACTGGACGAATATTCTGATGATGAAGTGTACGAAGATTCCGATTAG
- the LOC103988324 gene encoding STOREKEEPER protein, which produces MPGDPPPDDPKDRRKRKAGGPAAEDSPGAGSARSNPGQRRVVDDDSVALLRGVLEFRHRTGLLPTKSNMPAFYESVSRLLRAPLTKDQVYNKLRHLRHKFSQTAASGHGPHDGILHELAAKIWPADEEKMDKKEEDKKQQQENDTDDDEHEEQAESQDAEMEREDEHEEKEGRDEEEQRGGCESYPYLAHAAAEHWKAHSLSNASLEVGLKLLNPSKAKALEGKWKRLLDDEMKFQADWFKACRDIFALLNESHKGM; this is translated from the coding sequence ATGCCCGGAGATCCTCCCCCCGATGACCCCAAGGACCGGCGGAAGCGAAAGGCAGGGGGCCCGGCCGCCGAGGATTCTCCTGGTGCCGGATCCGCGAGATCCAATCCTGGCCAGCGGCGGGTGGTGGATGACGATTCCGTGGCGCTTCTCCGGGGAGTCCTCGAGTTCCGCCACCGGACGGGCCTACTGCCGACGAAATCAAACATGCCTGCATTCTACGAATCCGTAAGCCGCTTGCTTCGCGCTCCCCTCACCAAGGACCAGGTCTACAACAAGCTCCGCCACCTTCGCCACAAGTTCAGCCAGACCGCCGCCAGCGGCCACGGCCCCCATGACGGCATCCTCCATGAACTTGCCGCCAAGATCTGGCCTGCGGACGAGGAAAAGATGGACAAGAAAGAGGAGGATAAGAAGCAGCAGCAGGAGAATGACactgatgatgatgagcatgagGAACAGGCGGAGAGTCAGGACGCGGAGATGGAACGGGAAGATGAGCACGAGGAGAAGGAAGGCCGAGACGAGGAAGAGCAGCGAGGTGGATGCGAGTCCTACCCATATTTGGCTCATGCAGCAGCGGAGCATTGGAAAGCTCATAGCTTGTCAAATGCATCGTTGGAGGTGGGTCTGAAGCTTCTGAATCCTTCGAAGGCGAAAGCTTTGGAGGGGAAGTGGAAGAGGCTGTTGGATGATGAGATGAAGTTCCAGGCGGATTGGTTCAAGGCGTGCAGGGACATCTTCGCGTTGTTGAATGAATCGCATAAGGGTATGTAG